A region of Carassius auratus strain Wakin chromosome 41, ASM336829v1, whole genome shotgun sequence DNA encodes the following proteins:
- the LOC113060005 gene encoding flotillin-1-like encodes MFYTCGPNEAMVVSGCGRSPPLMIAGGRVFVIPCIQKIQRISLSTLTLNVKSDKVYTRHGVPISVTGIAQVKIQGQNKEMLATACQMFLGMSEGEIAHIALETLEGHQRAIIAHLTVEEIYQDRKKFSEQVFKVASSDLVNMGIGVVSYTLKDVHDDQNYLISLGKARTAQVQRDARIGEAQFKRDAVIREAHAMQEKISAQYKNEIEMAKSQRDFELKKAAYDVEVNTKKAESEMAYQLQVAKTKQRIEEEKMQVQVVERTQQITLQEQEITRREKELEAKVQKPADAERFRIEKIAEAQKLQLIMEAEAEAEAIRMRGEAEAFALEAKGRAEAEQMAKKAEAFNQYKEGAMVDMLLEKLPLMAEEISKPLCAAQKVTMVSSGGSEVGAAKLTGEILEIMTRLPSAVEKLTGVNISQVGSTRMG; translated from the exons GATCTCTCTCAGTACTCTGACTCTGAATGTGAAGAGTGACAAGGTCTACACCAGACATGGAGTACCAATCTCAGTAACAGGCATTGCTCAG GTGAAGATCCAGGGTCAGAATAAAGAAATGCTGGCCACAGCCTGTCAGATGTTCTTGGGGATGTCGGAGGGGGAGATTGCTCATATTGCCCTGGAGACCCTCGAGGGACACCAGAGAGCCATTATCGCCCACCTGACTGTGGAG gagATCTATCAGGACCGTAAAAAGTTCTCCGAGCAGGTCTTCAAGGTGGCTTCCTCTGACCTGGTCAACATGGGGATCGGTGTTGTCAGCTACACGCTCAAAGATGTGCACGATGATCAG AATTATCTAATCTCGCTGGGTAAAGCTCGTACCGCTCAGGTGCAAAGAGATGCTCGTATCGGCGAAGCTCAGTTCAAGAGGGATGCCGTCATCAgg gAGGCTCACGCCATGCAGGAGAAGATCTCTGCTCAGTATAAGAATGAGATTGAGATGGCTAAATCCCAGAGAGACTTTGAGCTGAAGAAAGCCGCCTATGACGTGGAGGTCAACACCAAGAAGGCGGAGTCTGAAATGGCCTATCAGCTTCAG GTGGCCAAGACAAAGCAGCGCATTGAAGAGGAGAAGATGCAGGTTCAAGTCGTGGAGCGTACCCAGCAGATCACCCTACAGGAGCAGGAGATCACCCGCAGGGAGAAGGAACTGGAGGCCAAAGTCCAGAAACCAGCTGATGCCGAGAGATTCCGCATCGAGAAGATCGCTGAGGCACAAAA GCTTCAGTTGATCATGGAGGCAGAAGCTGAGGCAGAGGCCATCAGG aTGAGGGGAGAGGCAGAGGCCTTTGCACTGGAGGCAAAGGGTCGGGCTGAAGCCGAGCAGATGGCCAAAAAGGCAGAAGCTTTTAACCAGTACAAAGAGGGAGCCATGGTGGACATGCTGCTGGAGAAACTCCCACTG ATGGCGGAAGAGATCAGCAAGCCACTCTGTGCAGCCCAGAAGGTCACCATGGTGTCCAGCGGTGGGTCAGAAGTGGGCGCAGCTAAGCTGACAGGAGAAATTCTGGAAATCATGACTCGGCTGCCGAGCGCAGTGGAGAAACTGACTGGAGTCAACATCTCACAG GTTGGATCAACCCGCATGGGCTAA